TTTCTCCATAATTTTATCGCCAACGCTGCTGGGTACTTCAGCGTAACTATAAAAATGCATTACATAGGTAGCTCTCCCTTGGGTGAGAGAACGAACATCTGTAGCATAACCGAACATCTCCCCTAGGGGAACGAGGGCTCGCACCACTTGCGTATTTCCCCGATGTTCCATACCTTCTACTCTACCCCGACGGGCATTGATATCTCCACAAATATCTCCAACGAATTCCTCCGGTGTAACTACCTCCACCTTCATCACAGGCTCAAGGAGCACCGGCTTTGCCTTACGAATAGCATCTTTAATCGCCATTGAGCCCGCAATCTTGAAAGCTAGTTCCGATGAGTCTACTTCGTGGTAGGATCCATCTACCAAGGTCGCCTTTATATCCACTACAGGAAACCCGGACAACACACCGGCGGTTAAGCCCTCTTTCACTCCAGCTTCAACGGCCGGGATATACTCCTTGGGGATCACTCCGCCTACAATCTTGTTCTCAAAGATAGACTCACTACCTCGCTCCAAGGGCTCAATCTCAATCACCACATGACCATATTGGCCGCGCCCACCCGATTGCCGAATGAAGCGTCCTTCTACCTTAGCACCCTCTGTAATCGTCTCACGATAGGCTACCTGGGGTTGACCGACATTGCCTTCTACCTTGAACTCACGCAGTAGTCTATCAACAATAATCTCAAGATGGAGTTCTCCCATCCCCGATATGATCGTCTGTCCCGTTTCCTCATCGGTTCTCACCTGGAACGTCGGATCCTCCTCAGAAAGCCTAGCTAACGCCACCGCCAGTTTATCCTGGTCAGACTTAGTCTTCGGTTCAATTGAACGATTGATTACAGGTTCAGGAAACTTTACAGACTCAAGAACAATTGGGTGTTCAAGGTCACACAACGTGTCTCCCGTCTGTGTAAACTTAAGCCCAACCGCTGCCACAATATCTCCACTGGATACCTCGGTCATATCTTCCCGATGGTTTGCATGCATCCTTAAGATACGGCCAATCCGCTCACGCTTACCCTTGCTTGAGTTTAATATATAGCTACCTACGCCAAGGCGTCCGGAATAGACGCGGAAGTAAGCCAGTTTGCCTACATACGGGTCATTCATAATCTTAAACGCTAACGCAGCAAAGGGTTCATCATCAGCTGGACGTCTCTCTGCCGTCTCCTTTGAGTTTGGAACTACCCCAGACACTCCAGGGAGGTCTGTGGGCGACGGTAGATAATCCACAACTGCATCGAGTAATGATTGTACACCCTTATTTCGAAACGACGAACCACAAAGCACCGGAACAATATTCGCTGATAATGTAGCCTTTCTTATGGCTTGATTAATCTCTTCCTCGGTAAGCTCTTCGCCTTCAAGGTATTTCACCATTAACTCATCATCAGACTCGGCCAAAGCTTCTATTAGTTGTTCCCGGGCCAGCTGTGCCCTTTCCACATACTCATCTGGCACCTCCCCTACGTGACGTTCAGTACCCAGATCATCATCGTAGGTGATGGCAATCATCCGAACCAGATCAATAAGACCCTTGAAAGTATCCTCTGCACCTATTGGGATCTGAAGAGGTACCGGATTGGCACCCAGCCGGGTTCTGATCATATCAACAACCCTGTCAAAGTCAGCACCGACACGGTCCATCTTATTAATATAGGCAAGCCGAGGAACCCCATAGCGATCTGCTTGCCGCCATACGGTTTCAGATTGAGGCTCAACACCGCCAACGGCACAGAAAACCGCTACGGCGCCATCAAGCACACGCAGCGAACGCTCTACCTCCACAGTAAAGTCCACGTGTCCGGGCGTATCGATGATGTTGACATAATGATCCCGCCATACACAGGTAGTTGCAGCAGAAGTAATGGTAATTCCCCGTTCCTTCTCCTGTACCATCCAGTCCATAGTCGCGGCACCCTCATGAACCTCACCTAGTCGATGTAGACGTCCAGTGTAGAACAAGATACGCTCAGTGGTAGTCGTCTTACCCGCGTCGATATGGGCCATGATCCCAATATTCCTCGTTTTTTCCAGTGGAACTTGACTAACCAATAACTTTCCCTCCTCGGGCAACTTAGGCCCGCAATTACCAACGATAATGCGCGAAAGCTTTGTTGGCCTCTGCCATACGGTGCATTTCTTCCTTCTTGCGAACTGCACCGCCAGTGTTGTTGGCTGCTTCCATAATCTCGCCAGCCAAGCGTTCGGCCATGGTCTTTTCACCCCGTTGCCGTGACTGCTCTATCAACCAGCGAAATGCTAATGAACTCCGGCGTTCAGGTCTTACTTCCATGGGAACCTGATAGGTGGCTCCACCGACCCGCCGGGGTCGCACTTCCAAGACAGGCTGGATGTTTTTCATCGCAGTTTCAAGAACCTCCAGGGGCTCTTTTTGCATCTTAGCTTGAACCAAATCGAGGCTACTATATACTGTTCGCTCCGCCACACTTCGTTTCCCGTCAATCATCACCTTATTAACTAGACGGGTTACAATCTTACTATTGTAAACAGGATCCTCTAAAACATCCCGCTTTGGTACATTACCTCTTCTCGGCATTCACTAACCCTCCTGCCATTATTGGGGCTTTTTCGCTCCATATTTCGACCGTGCCTGGCGTCGCTTATCTACACCCTCTGCGTCTAGTGTTCCCCGGACCACGTGGTAGCGCACACCTGGTAGATCTTTAATCCTACCACCACGAATGAGCACCACCGAGTGCTCCTGCAAGTTGT
This Limnochordia bacterium DNA region includes the following protein-coding sequences:
- the rpsG gene encoding 30S ribosomal protein S7; this translates as MPRRGNVPKRDVLEDPVYNSKIVTRLVNKVMIDGKRSVAERTVYSSLDLVQAKMQKEPLEVLETAMKNIQPVLEVRPRRVGGATYQVPMEVRPERRSSLAFRWLIEQSRQRGEKTMAERLAGEIMEAANNTGGAVRKKEEMHRMAEANKAFAHYRW
- the fusA gene encoding elongation factor G; this translates as MVSQVPLEKTRNIGIMAHIDAGKTTTTERILFYTGRLHRLGEVHEGAATMDWMVQEKERGITITSAATTCVWRDHYVNIIDTPGHVDFTVEVERSLRVLDGAVAVFCAVGGVEPQSETVWRQADRYGVPRLAYINKMDRVGADFDRVVDMIRTRLGANPVPLQIPIGAEDTFKGLIDLVRMIAITYDDDLGTERHVGEVPDEYVERAQLAREQLIEALAESDDELMVKYLEGEELTEEEINQAIRKATLSANIVPVLCGSSFRNKGVQSLLDAVVDYLPSPTDLPGVSGVVPNSKETAERRPADDEPFAALAFKIMNDPYVGKLAYFRVYSGRLGVGSYILNSSKGKRERIGRILRMHANHREDMTEVSSGDIVAAVGLKFTQTGDTLCDLEHPIVLESVKFPEPVINRSIEPKTKSDQDKLAVALARLSEEDPTFQVRTDEETGQTIISGMGELHLEIIVDRLLREFKVEGNVGQPQVAYRETITEGAKVEGRFIRQSGGRGQYGHVVIEIEPLERGSESIFENKIVGGVIPKEYIPAVEAGVKEGLTAGVLSGFPVVDIKATLVDGSYHEVDSSELAFKIAGSMAIKDAIRKAKPVLLEPVMKVEVVTPEEFVGDICGDINARRGRVEGMEHRGNTQVVRALVPLGEMFGYATDVRSLTQGRATYVMHFYSYAEVPSSVGDKIMEKYS